In Aristaeella hokkaidonensis, the following are encoded in one genomic region:
- a CDS encoding alpha/beta hydrolase translates to MAFLQVQFFSAALNVASTVNVILPEVNQGIGMGSSKDERPPKVLYLLHGYSDDHSIWMRRTSVERYAASHNLAVIMPAVNHSFYCNEVYGEKYWDYVSDELPRTMHRFFRLSNKPEDTYVAGLSMGGYGAMRLALTYPEHFAGAASFSGAVDLETIFYQRHLGTEIDRVFGSQKQIKGSEYDLFYLTEKNAKAAHKPWLYVSCGTKDFLFDQHKAFVPALRKNGWSVMSHEEPDAVHEWGFWDEQIKAFIELIYAREDADRD, encoded by the coding sequence ATGGCATTTTTACAGGTTCAGTTTTTCTCCGCAGCACTGAATGTGGCATCCACTGTGAATGTGATCCTGCCTGAGGTCAACCAGGGCATCGGGATGGGATCGTCCAAGGATGAACGGCCGCCGAAGGTGCTGTACCTGCTGCACGGATACAGCGACGACCATTCGATCTGGATGCGGCGGACTTCTGTGGAACGGTATGCTGCGAGCCACAACCTGGCGGTGATTATGCCGGCAGTCAATCACAGCTTCTACTGCAATGAAGTCTACGGGGAAAAGTACTGGGACTATGTGAGCGACGAGCTGCCGAGAACGATGCACCGTTTCTTCCGGCTGAGCAACAAACCGGAGGATACCTATGTGGCCGGCCTGAGTATGGGCGGTTACGGCGCCATGAGGCTTGCCTTGACCTATCCGGAACACTTCGCCGGCGCGGCTTCATTCAGCGGCGCGGTGGACCTGGAGACGATCTTCTACCAGCGGCACCTGGGCACTGAAATCGACCGGGTGTTCGGTAGCCAGAAGCAGATCAAAGGCTCGGAATACGATCTCTTTTACCTGACGGAGAAGAACGCAAAGGCTGCTCATAAGCCCTGGCTGTATGTCAGCTGCGGCACGAAGGACTTCCTCTTTGATCAGCACAAGGCCTTCGTTCCGGCCCTGCGGAAGAACGGCTGGAGTGTGATGAGCCATGAGGAACCGGACGCCGTCCATGAATGGGGATTCTGGGATGAACAGATCAAGGCGTTCATCGAACTGATTTATGCAAGAGAAGATGCAGATAGGGATTGA
- a CDS encoding endo-1,4-beta-xylanase: protein MKRFLSLLLVLLVCLLPLSVFAEEAGTVSEDYDPMWELAEPYGFKFGGAFSYDDMRNQVFMDFLARHFNSLTCCNETKAYSLLDEWASKSAKDGMPCMSYSRADAMISWAQKNNIRIRGHVLVWDAYMTQWFFHEDYDMSKPIADKETMRARLACYIERVINHFEKKFPGVIYCWDVVNEAIGDNGGEYSVTDLRRLRTKRNGDKNCFLEYVGDDYVEYAFLCARNAVDNLGADIKLFYNDYNLFFSAKRKAACALVKSIQSYAKDEDGNPRSLIDGIGMQGYMGGYGEQKGCLEPSIITDVKESIETYAALGMDVQLTEMAVRNFDKTKVAEHDAFYSRLFSDVFMKANTAESSPLTAICIWGLVDVPAAMKGNYVYNLNSPYGCLLTTRYKIKTCFDAVYHTLKGDAPSAPSDL, encoded by the coding sequence ATGAAACGCTTTCTGTCCCTCCTTCTTGTCCTCCTGGTTTGCCTTCTTCCCCTGTCCGTCTTCGCTGAGGAAGCCGGAACTGTTTCGGAAGATTATGATCCCATGTGGGAACTGGCTGAACCTTATGGGTTCAAGTTCGGCGGTGCTTTCAGCTATGATGATATGAGGAACCAGGTATTTATGGATTTCCTGGCCCGCCATTTCAACTCCCTGACCTGCTGCAATGAGACCAAGGCCTATTCCCTGCTGGATGAATGGGCGTCTAAATCCGCCAAGGACGGCATGCCCTGCATGAGCTACTCCCGGGCGGATGCCATGATCTCCTGGGCCCAGAAAAACAACATCCGCATCCGGGGCCATGTGCTTGTCTGGGACGCTTATATGACCCAGTGGTTTTTCCATGAAGACTATGACATGAGCAAGCCTATCGCTGATAAGGAAACGATGCGTGCCCGCCTTGCCTGTTATATTGAACGGGTCATCAATCATTTTGAAAAGAAGTTCCCCGGCGTCATCTACTGCTGGGACGTCGTCAATGAAGCCATCGGCGACAACGGCGGCGAATACAGCGTCACCGACCTGCGGCGTCTGCGTACCAAGCGGAACGGCGATAAAAACTGTTTCCTGGAATATGTCGGGGACGACTATGTTGAGTATGCCTTCCTTTGCGCCCGAAACGCCGTGGATAATCTCGGCGCGGATATCAAACTGTTCTACAACGACTATAACCTGTTCTTTTCTGCGAAGCGCAAAGCGGCCTGCGCGCTGGTAAAAAGCATTCAGTCCTATGCGAAGGATGAGGACGGCAATCCCCGTTCCCTGATCGACGGCATCGGCATGCAGGGTTATATGGGCGGCTATGGGGAACAGAAAGGCTGTCTGGAGCCCTCCATTATCACCGATGTGAAGGAATCCATCGAAACCTATGCCGCTCTGGGCATGGATGTTCAGCTGACAGAAATGGCCGTTCGCAACTTCGACAAGACCAAGGTCGCGGAGCACGACGCGTTCTATTCCAGGCTGTTCAGTGATGTTTTCATGAAAGCCAACACAGCGGAAAGCAGTCCCCTGACCGCCATCTGTATCTGGGGTCTGGTGGACGTGCCCGCAGCCATGAAAGGCAATTACGTCTATAATCTGAACAGCCCCTACGGCTGCCTGCTCACCACCAGGTATAAAATCAAGACCTGCTTCGACGCCGTCTACCACACCCTGAAAGGCGACGCTCCCTCAGCTCCATCGGATTTATAA
- a CDS encoding nucleoside kinase, which produces MIIRSMNNEKEFPEGTTVAACLKALDAFPVGTLAAQSGGVVCELNDELRQDCTLIPLTLENEEGRRIYERSLRFVMLLALRHLYPYQRVRIEYSVGYGVFVRLPGVELHRQDIVRIENEMHRLTDLDLVFEKKRWTKDDAIRYFEEEQQEDKVSLLKHRPAPYFNMYCIDGMWEYFYGAMTVSTGYVKVFTMFELRGGFVLQLPAGSDFEHAAPYVYRPKHLEVFSQSAEWCEILGVTNVSDLSRMIEEKKLRNFIRVNEALHESAINDIARKIHEQNKHIVLVAGPSSSGKTTFSGRLGVHLQMYGHACRRISMDDFFVNRDDMPLQLDGTKDYDSIDALDLKLLSDTLTGLLNGEEVFMPNFDFASGVKDYLTPPTALAPGEIIIMEGIHGLNPLVCDMLPADEIYRVFASALTCLNLDDHNRIRTTDVRLLRRIVRDNQFRGYPPETTLEIWPRVRRAEEKYIFTYQENADSMFNTALHYELPILKLYAFKLLMEVPSDSPNYLLSRRLIKALNYLPDVDEEVLNEIPPLSLLREFIGGCTMEDV; this is translated from the coding sequence ATGATTATCCGTTCCATGAACAACGAAAAAGAATTCCCGGAAGGCACTACAGTCGCTGCGTGCCTGAAAGCGCTGGACGCTTTTCCCGTGGGTACGCTTGCCGCCCAGTCCGGCGGCGTGGTCTGTGAGCTGAATGACGAGCTCCGCCAGGACTGTACGCTGATCCCCCTGACCCTGGAAAATGAGGAAGGACGCCGGATCTATGAGCGCTCCCTGCGTTTTGTGATGCTCCTGGCGCTCCGTCACCTCTATCCCTACCAGCGGGTCAGGATTGAGTACTCCGTCGGCTACGGCGTGTTTGTCCGCCTCCCCGGCGTGGAGCTGCATCGCCAGGATATCGTCCGGATTGAAAATGAAATGCACCGGCTGACAGACCTGGACCTCGTTTTTGAAAAGAAACGGTGGACGAAGGATGACGCCATCCGCTACTTCGAAGAGGAGCAGCAGGAGGACAAGGTTTCCCTGCTAAAGCATCGTCCCGCTCCCTATTTCAATATGTACTGCATTGACGGCATGTGGGAGTATTTCTACGGTGCCATGACCGTCTCCACCGGTTACGTAAAGGTCTTCACCATGTTCGAACTCCGCGGCGGCTTTGTGCTGCAGCTGCCGGCCGGTTCCGACTTTGAGCACGCGGCGCCCTATGTCTACCGTCCGAAGCACCTGGAAGTTTTCAGCCAGAGTGCGGAATGGTGTGAGATTCTGGGGGTCACCAACGTCTCGGACCTGTCCCGGATGATTGAGGAAAAGAAGCTGCGGAATTTCATCCGCGTCAATGAAGCGCTGCATGAATCCGCCATCAACGATATCGCCCGGAAGATCCACGAGCAGAACAAACACATCGTTCTGGTCGCCGGTCCTTCCTCCAGCGGCAAGACCACCTTCTCCGGCCGACTCGGCGTACACCTGCAGATGTACGGCCATGCCTGCCGCCGCATCTCCATGGATGACTTCTTTGTCAACCGGGATGATATGCCCCTGCAGCTTGATGGCACCAAGGATTATGACTCCATCGACGCGCTGGACCTGAAGCTCCTCTCTGATACCCTGACCGGCCTGCTGAACGGCGAGGAAGTCTTCATGCCCAACTTCGACTTTGCTTCCGGCGTCAAGGACTACCTGACGCCGCCCACCGCCCTGGCTCCCGGCGAAATCATCATCATGGAAGGCATTCACGGCCTGAATCCGCTGGTATGCGATATGCTCCCCGCGGATGAGATCTACCGGGTCTTCGCCAGCGCCCTGACCTGCCTGAACCTGGACGACCACAACCGGATCCGTACCACAGACGTCCGTCTGCTGCGCCGCATCGTCCGGGACAACCAGTTCCGCGGCTATCCGCCGGAAACCACGCTGGAGATCTGGCCCCGGGTCCGCCGCGCGGAGGAAAAATACATCTTCACCTATCAGGAGAATGCGGACAGCATGTTCAACACCGCGCTCCATTATGAGCTGCCGATCCTGAAGCTGTATGCCTTCAAGCTGCTCATGGAGGTGCCTTCCGATTCCCCGAACTACCTGCTCTCCCGCCGGCTGATCAAGGCCCTGAACTACCTGCCGGATGTGGATGAAGAAGTCCTGAACGAGATTCCGCCGCTTTCCCTGCTGCGTGAATTCATCGGCGGCTGCACCATGGAGGATGTCTGA
- the gpmI gene encoding 2,3-bisphosphoglycerate-independent phosphoglycerate mutase, which translates to MKKPVVLVVMDGVGESSEALGNMVMQATTPTLDALKANDPFRTIKAHGTAVGLPSDDDMGNSEVGHNALGCGQVYSQGAKLVNESIEGGSIYASDTWKELVAGVKTSGGALHFIGLLSDGNVHSNIGHLLAMLKEAKAEGVSKARVHILLDGRDVPATSALEYVDQLENTIAELKDASFDVCIASGGGRMQITMDRYQANWSMVEKGWNIHVHGEGRAFASAKEAIETYRAEQPGVIDQDLPGFVIAENGTPVGAMKDGDSVILFNFRGDRALELSMAFDGDASFDKFDRGVMPKVLYAGMLEYDGDLHIPHKYLVNPPQIRHTLTELLVENGINEYACSETQKYGHVTYFWNGNRSEKFSEELETWQEVPSDVRSFDECPWMKGTEITDLVIEAIESGKYGFIRCNFPNGDMVGHTGNLYATEIAVETVDLCLTRIQKACDEHGCILVVTADHGNSDQMLEKNKKGVVSVRTAHSLRPVPFIIHDADERHEMDMESPFGLANVAPTVVELLGLKPYDCWEKSMLK; encoded by the coding sequence ATGAAAAAGCCCGTTGTACTGGTTGTTATGGACGGTGTGGGTGAATCTTCCGAAGCGCTGGGAAACATGGTCATGCAGGCCACGACTCCTACCCTGGACGCGCTGAAAGCCAATGATCCTTTCCGGACCATCAAGGCCCACGGCACCGCCGTTGGTCTTCCCTCAGACGACGACATGGGCAACAGCGAAGTCGGCCACAACGCACTGGGCTGCGGCCAGGTCTACTCCCAGGGTGCCAAACTGGTCAACGAATCCATTGAAGGCGGCAGCATCTATGCTTCCGATACCTGGAAAGAGCTGGTTGCCGGCGTCAAGACTTCCGGCGGCGCACTGCACTTCATCGGCCTGCTGAGTGACGGCAACGTGCACAGCAACATCGGCCACCTGCTGGCCATGCTGAAGGAAGCCAAGGCTGAAGGCGTGAGCAAGGCCCGGGTGCATATCCTGCTGGACGGCCGTGACGTTCCCGCCACCTCCGCCCTGGAATATGTGGACCAGCTGGAGAATACCATTGCGGAGCTGAAGGATGCTTCCTTTGACGTATGCATCGCTTCCGGCGGCGGCCGCATGCAGATCACCATGGACCGCTACCAGGCCAACTGGAGCATGGTGGAAAAGGGATGGAACATCCATGTACACGGTGAAGGCCGCGCTTTTGCCTCCGCCAAGGAAGCCATTGAAACCTACCGTGCGGAACAGCCCGGCGTGATCGACCAGGATCTGCCCGGATTTGTGATTGCTGAGAACGGAACGCCCGTCGGCGCCATGAAGGACGGCGACAGCGTGATCCTGTTCAACTTCCGCGGCGACCGTGCCCTGGAACTTTCCATGGCTTTTGACGGCGACGCTTCCTTCGACAAGTTCGACCGGGGCGTGATGCCCAAGGTGCTGTATGCCGGCATGCTGGAGTATGACGGCGACCTGCACATCCCCCACAAGTACCTGGTGAACCCGCCGCAGATCCGCCACACGCTGACCGAGCTGCTGGTGGAGAACGGCATCAACGAATATGCCTGCTCCGAAACCCAGAAATACGGCCATGTGACCTACTTCTGGAACGGCAACCGCAGTGAGAAGTTCAGCGAAGAGCTGGAGACCTGGCAGGAAGTGCCCTCCGACGTGCGCTCCTTTGATGAGTGCCCCTGGATGAAGGGCACCGAGATCACCGACCTGGTGATCGAAGCCATCGAGAGCGGCAAGTACGGCTTTATCCGCTGCAACTTCCCCAACGGCGACATGGTCGGCCACACCGGCAACCTGTATGCCACGGAAATCGCGGTGGAGACCGTTGATCTCTGCCTGACCCGGATCCAGAAAGCCTGCGATGAGCACGGCTGCATCCTGGTGGTGACTGCCGACCACGGCAACAGCGACCAGATGCTGGAGAAGAACAAGAAAGGCGTTGTTTCCGTCCGTACGGCCCACAGCCTGCGGCCCGTCCCCTTCATCATCCATGACGCGGATGAACGGCACGAGATGGACATGGAGAGCCCCTTCGGTCTGGCGAACGTTGCTCCCACGGTGGTAGAGCTTCTGGGACTGAAGCCTTACGACTGCTGGGAAAAGTCCATGCTGAAATAA
- a CDS encoding ECF transporter S component, with protein sequence MVSTTKTRFSVGVMTRVAILAAAASILFLIQIPIVAFYKLDLSNIPVLLGAFSMGPVPGMMILALKSLIGLLSSSSAGIGELADFIMGTALVLPAALIYQQNKTRKSAIIGMAIGTLCMVVAGVLANKYIMLPFYMGAFHMDMDGILRFANVAGVDSEWKLLLMITGPFNLLKGVVLSVVAGLIYKPLSPILHAKVR encoded by the coding sequence ATGGTTAGCACAACAAAGACCCGTTTCTCCGTCGGCGTGATGACCCGCGTTGCCATTCTGGCAGCGGCCGCATCCATCCTGTTCCTGATCCAGATCCCGATCGTTGCCTTCTACAAACTGGATCTGTCCAATATCCCGGTTCTGCTGGGCGCCTTTTCCATGGGCCCTGTTCCGGGCATGATGATCCTGGCGCTCAAGAGCCTGATCGGCCTGTTGTCTTCTTCCAGCGCCGGTATCGGCGAGCTGGCGGACTTTATCATGGGTACCGCCCTGGTGCTTCCCGCTGCGCTGATTTACCAGCAGAATAAAACCCGGAAGAGCGCAATCATCGGTATGGCCATCGGCACACTGTGCATGGTCGTTGCCGGCGTGCTGGCAAACAAGTATATCATGCTGCCTTTCTACATGGGCGCTTTCCACATGGATATGGACGGTATCCTGCGGTTCGCCAATGTGGCGGGCGTTGACAGCGAGTGGAAGCTGCTGCTTATGATCACCGGACCCTTCAACCTGCTGAAGGGCGTGGTGCTGAGCGTCGTGGCCGGCCTGATCTACAAGCCGCTGTCCCCGATCCTTCACGCGAAGGTTCGTTAA
- a CDS encoding 3'-5' exonuclease, producing MTYIILDLEWNQPISYQSRTYREVGDKLIFEMIQIGAVKLDADLNPADSISIPIAPTHYLRIHPRIRRMTGLDSETLAGAPAFREALEQFTSWCGEDYTLLTWGIDDVSVLYQNIHFFHCEDIPLPPLCDIQQLFSQEHKLKDRAGLKAAMELMNIEPDENMAFHNALNDAWYTALVFRTLPDPSAVLNYARQPKELIHGRRSVREKTPGEIFDSVREALASESAIHPTCPRCGRVLALDGEYIKQSADKYIAIAKCKNHGRILIRLHFRIDDDGKKIMTRATAPATHANVAYVHTKQLQMQQRLEKYLAEHGSLPDPDEELLNADVSSMPFD from the coding sequence ATGACCTACATCATCCTTGACCTTGAATGGAACCAGCCCATCTCCTATCAGAGCCGCACCTACCGTGAGGTCGGTGACAAGCTGATTTTCGAGATGATCCAGATCGGCGCCGTGAAACTGGACGCCGACCTGAACCCCGCTGACTCCATTTCCATCCCGATCGCGCCGACCCACTATCTCCGGATCCATCCCCGCATCCGCCGGATGACCGGCCTGGATTCGGAAACCCTGGCCGGAGCGCCTGCGTTCCGGGAAGCGCTGGAGCAGTTCACCTCCTGGTGCGGTGAGGACTATACCCTGCTCACCTGGGGAATTGACGACGTCAGCGTCCTGTATCAGAACATTCATTTCTTCCACTGCGAGGATATTCCGCTGCCGCCCCTGTGCGACATCCAGCAGCTCTTCAGCCAGGAGCATAAGCTGAAGGACCGTGCCGGCCTGAAAGCCGCCATGGAGCTGATGAATATTGAGCCGGATGAGAACATGGCTTTCCATAACGCGCTGAACGACGCCTGGTATACGGCGCTGGTATTCCGTACCCTGCCCGATCCCTCCGCCGTGCTGAATTATGCCCGCCAGCCGAAGGAACTGATCCACGGTCGGCGTTCCGTCCGTGAAAAGACTCCCGGCGAAATCTTCGATTCTGTCCGGGAAGCATTGGCAAGCGAGTCTGCGATTCATCCCACCTGCCCGCGCTGCGGAAGGGTTCTGGCCCTCGATGGCGAATATATTAAACAGAGCGCTGATAAGTACATTGCCATTGCCAAGTGTAAAAACCATGGCCGGATCCTGATCCGCCTGCATTTCCGTATTGATGACGATGGCAAAAAGATCATGACCCGCGCCACCGCCCCGGCCACCCATGCCAATGTGGCCTATGTGCATACCAAGCAGCTTCAGATGCAGCAGCGCCTGGAAAAATACCTGGCGGAGCACGGCTCCCTGCCCGATCCGGATGAGGAACTGCTGAACGCGGACGTGTCCAGCATGCCCTTCGATTAA
- a CDS encoding Rqc2 family fibronectin-binding protein: protein MVYETGEGKDKHMPMDGLTVGFAARELNEILRDGRIDKITQPERDTVVLVIRAGGTNHRLLLCASPNNARCHLTMNNYSNPLEPPAMCMLMRKQISGARITEIRQVEGDRIVYVDMDAVNELGDHVLRRLVLEIMGRHSNLLLLDENDRILEATRHVNPEMSRVRQIQPGMTYLPPPSQDKLNPETLTEEALYERLSAMPDARLSRALADTITGLSRASAEELACRVLQPGEEQPADLKNACERLAAFLKKLPFMSDARVLMKDNGEAEDVFPFAYLSRPTDLQRSCKTLSEALEVYFGTRDARERLNQKSATMIRMLKSQLERCQRKLAIQMEELSSAERMDEYRRMGEAINANLYQLKKGMTEAELPDWNDPEGGTLTVPLDIRLTPSQNAQKYFKKYQKARSAMEIAAQQRDKTLEETDYLEGMLLDVDKCVGESELEEIRQELVRTGYMKKNTNRRQQRQLPGSKPYRYVSTDGIEILVGKNAAQNDRITLGAKGENIWLHAKDMPGSHVVICHEGEVPLTTMKQAAMLAAWYSKGQRSSLVPVDYTLRKYVKKPSGAAPGKVIYTHQKTAYMTPEEEEVRKIRLVEA from the coding sequence ATGGTATATGAGACCGGAGAGGGGAAAGACAAGCATATGCCGATGGACGGACTGACGGTGGGATTTGCCGCCAGGGAACTGAATGAGATCCTCCGGGACGGGCGGATTGACAAGATCACCCAGCCGGAGCGCGATACAGTTGTGCTGGTGATACGTGCGGGAGGCACGAATCACCGGCTTCTTCTGTGCGCCTCGCCGAACAATGCCCGCTGCCATCTGACAATGAACAATTATTCCAATCCGCTGGAGCCGCCGGCGATGTGCATGCTGATGCGCAAGCAGATCTCCGGAGCGCGGATCACGGAAATCCGGCAGGTTGAGGGGGACCGGATCGTCTATGTGGATATGGACGCGGTCAACGAACTGGGGGATCATGTGCTCCGGCGCCTTGTGCTGGAAATCATGGGCCGGCATTCCAATCTGCTCCTGCTGGACGAGAACGACCGGATCCTGGAAGCAACCCGCCATGTGAACCCGGAAATGAGCCGGGTGCGGCAGATCCAGCCCGGGATGACATATCTTCCGCCACCCTCACAGGACAAGCTGAATCCGGAAACACTGACAGAAGAAGCACTGTATGAACGCCTGAGCGCGATGCCGGACGCCCGGCTGAGCCGTGCACTGGCGGATACCATCACAGGCCTCAGCCGCGCATCGGCGGAGGAACTGGCCTGCCGTGTGCTGCAGCCCGGGGAGGAACAGCCGGCAGACCTGAAGAATGCCTGCGAACGCCTGGCAGCGTTCCTGAAAAAACTGCCGTTCATGTCAGACGCCCGGGTGCTGATGAAGGACAACGGAGAGGCGGAAGACGTTTTCCCCTTTGCCTATCTGTCCAGGCCGACGGACCTGCAGCGGTCCTGCAAAACGCTGAGCGAGGCACTGGAGGTTTACTTCGGGACACGGGACGCCAGGGAACGACTGAACCAGAAGAGTGCCACCATGATCCGGATGCTGAAGAGCCAGCTGGAGCGCTGCCAGCGGAAACTGGCAATCCAGATGGAAGAGCTTTCTTCCGCAGAGCGAATGGATGAATACCGCCGGATGGGTGAGGCAATCAACGCCAACCTCTATCAGCTGAAGAAAGGCATGACGGAGGCGGAACTGCCTGACTGGAATGATCCGGAGGGCGGAACCCTGACTGTGCCGCTGGATATCCGGCTGACGCCCAGCCAGAACGCCCAGAAATACTTCAAGAAATACCAGAAAGCCCGTTCCGCCATGGAAATCGCCGCACAGCAGCGGGACAAAACCCTGGAGGAGACGGACTACCTGGAAGGCATGCTGCTGGACGTGGACAAGTGCGTCGGTGAAAGCGAACTGGAGGAAATCCGCCAGGAGCTGGTACGAACCGGCTACATGAAAAAGAATACCAATCGCCGCCAGCAGCGGCAGCTGCCGGGCAGCAAACCCTACCGCTATGTTTCCACGGACGGGATTGAGATCCTGGTGGGCAAGAACGCGGCCCAGAACGACCGGATTACCCTCGGCGCAAAGGGGGAGAACATCTGGCTGCACGCCAAGGATATGCCGGGAAGCCATGTGGTGATCTGCCATGAGGGCGAGGTTCCCCTGACGACGATGAAGCAGGCGGCAATGCTGGCTGCCTGGTACAGCAAAGGACAGCGCAGCTCGCTGGTGCCGGTGGACTATACCCTGCGGAAGTACGTCAAAAAGCCTTCCGGAGCAGCGCCTGGCAAGGTGATCTATACGCACCAGAAAACCGCGTATATGACGCCGGAAGAGGAAGAAGTGAGGAAGATCAGGCTTGTGGAAGCCTGA
- a CDS encoding carbohydrate kinase family protein has protein sequence MNLYTSPVPRREGPVFDRQARLRTEAPVFVIGAVNMDLAGTPTNPLREGDSNPGRITLTPGGVGRNIAENLCLLGRKVSLITIMGEDPYAGMIREHCLKAGIDLQYSFTEPRENTSAYLCINGQDGDLNVAVSDMSICDKLTPDKLEPLLPVLNHGSMVIADANLPEETLAWLAKHITVPMAADPVSVSKAARLKPLLSRLTLLKPNVPEAELLTGMIIGGDADLPKAADALHRLGVQRVYISLGGKGVWADDAREGGVLLPCIPGPVVNSSGCGDAFVAAAADAYLSGLNTMQAADRALAASAICAEDSAAVSPKLSNKAIDLKLGLSM, from the coding sequence GTGAACCTGTATACATCCCCTGTGCCTCGCAGGGAAGGACCGGTATTTGACCGCCAGGCCCGGCTGCGGACCGAAGCTCCGGTATTTGTAATCGGCGCGGTTAACATGGACCTGGCCGGGACACCAACGAATCCGCTGCGCGAGGGAGATTCCAATCCCGGGCGGATTACCCTGACTCCCGGCGGCGTGGGCAGGAACATCGCAGAAAACCTGTGCCTGCTGGGAAGAAAGGTTTCCCTGATTACCATCATGGGGGAGGATCCCTATGCGGGAATGATCCGGGAACACTGCCTGAAGGCCGGCATTGACCTGCAGTACAGCTTTACGGAGCCCCGGGAAAACACCTCAGCCTACCTGTGCATCAACGGCCAGGACGGCGACCTGAACGTGGCCGTATCGGACATGTCCATCTGTGACAAGCTGACGCCGGACAAGCTGGAGCCCCTGCTGCCGGTGCTGAACCACGGAAGTATGGTGATCGCTGACGCGAACCTGCCGGAGGAAACGCTGGCGTGGCTCGCGAAACATATTACTGTACCGATGGCGGCGGATCCGGTGTCCGTATCCAAGGCAGCACGCCTGAAACCGCTGCTTTCCCGCCTGACGCTGCTGAAACCCAATGTGCCGGAAGCGGAACTGCTGACGGGCATGATCATCGGCGGAGACGCGGACCTGCCGAAGGCAGCAGACGCGCTGCACCGGCTGGGCGTTCAGCGGGTCTATATTTCCCTGGGAGGTAAAGGCGTATGGGCGGATGACGCCCGGGAGGGCGGTGTGCTGCTGCCCTGTATTCCGGGTCCGGTGGTGAATTCCTCCGGCTGCGGGGACGCCTTTGTGGCGGCAGCGGCTGACGCCTACCTGAGCGGCCTGAATACCATGCAGGCAGCAGACCGGGCGCTGGCGGCATCCGCCATCTGCGCGGAGGATTCCGCGGCAGTCAGCCCGAAATTAAGTAATAAAGCAATTGATCTGAAACTGGGTCTTTCAATGTGA
- a CDS encoding pseudouridine-5'-phosphate glycosidase, producing the protein MNLSKYLSVSPEVQEALAANKPVVALESTIISHGMPYPQNVETALNVEKIIRENGAVPATIAIIQGKITVGCTPEQIEYLGKKGLAVTKASRRDLPVLLMRGEDGATTVTTTMIGAALAGIRVFATGGIGGVHRGAETTMDISADLEELAQTPVMVICAGAKSILDLGLTLEYLETHGVPVIGYGTEELPAFYTRSSGFKVDYRLDTPKEVADAFKVKLDCGLQGGMLVTNPIPEEYSMDPDYINKNIDEAIAECEKLGIHGKQTTPYLLDKIQKLTGGDSLKANIQLVFNNARLGAKIAKALCE; encoded by the coding sequence ATGAATCTGAGCAAATATCTGTCCGTATCCCCTGAAGTGCAGGAAGCACTGGCGGCCAACAAGCCTGTTGTTGCCCTGGAGTCCACGATTATCTCCCACGGTATGCCTTATCCCCAGAACGTGGAGACGGCGCTGAACGTAGAGAAGATCATCCGGGAAAACGGCGCCGTGCCTGCGACTATTGCCATTATCCAGGGGAAAATTACCGTGGGCTGCACCCCGGAACAGATTGAATACCTGGGTAAGAAGGGCTTGGCTGTCACCAAGGCCAGCCGCCGTGACCTGCCGGTGCTGCTGATGCGCGGCGAGGACGGCGCAACCACCGTGACCACCACCATGATCGGCGCTGCCCTGGCGGGCATCCGGGTGTTTGCCACCGGCGGTATCGGCGGCGTGCACCGCGGAGCCGAAACCACCATGGATATTTCCGCTGACCTGGAAGAGCTGGCACAGACTCCTGTGATGGTGATCTGCGCAGGCGCCAAGAGCATCCTGGACCTGGGACTGACCCTGGAATACCTGGAGACACACGGCGTACCGGTGATTGGCTACGGCACTGAAGAGCTGCCCGCCTTCTATACCCGTTCCTCCGGCTTCAAGGTAGACTACCGGCTGGACACCCCCAAGGAAGTGGCGGATGCTTTCAAAGTGAAGCTGGACTGCGGCCTGCAGGGCGGCATGCTGGTGACCAATCCGATTCCGGAAGAATACTCCATGGATCCGGACTACATCAACAAAAACATCGATGAAGCCATTGCTGAATGCGAAAAGCTGGGTATTCACGGGAAACAGACCACGCCTTACCTGCTGGACAAGATCCAGAAGCTGACCGGCGGCGATTCCCTGAAGGCAAACATCCAGCTGGTTTTCAACAACGCAAGGCTGGGTGCGAAGATCGCAAAGGCCCTGTGCGAATAA